The following DNA comes from Mycoplasma phocoenae.
TGTTCAGTGAAAATACATAAATCATTTAGATAGATTTCAGTATTATCAACAAATAAGGCGGGATTATTATTTATTGATTCATAAATGAATGATTCTTTCATTAATTTATGAAAATTATTACAATTAATTAACAATATACCGTTGTATTCAGTGCTTACATTATATGGATAAAATTTAAGCATTATAAACTCACATATCTGATGTTATCATTGTAAAACTCATTTAATGATTTTTCACCATTTAATATTTCTATTTTTTGATATTGATTTTCAGTTATTAACATTATTCTAATATTGGATTTTTTAGGCATTACATTTAAAAGTTTTTGTCTTTCATACTCATATTGTGTATGAGCGGATATACACTTAGAATATATTGAATATTGCATCATTATATATCCCAAATTAATTAGTTTTTTTCTTCACAGTAAATATTCTTTATTACCAATATTGGTTTCCATTTGAATATCATACATTACTATTATTCTCATATATCTATTCACAAATTTCACTAACCTTTAGATCCATTATAGTTTCTTGTTGAATTATAGATGTAATAATCAAATCAATATAATCAATAATCTTTGTTTTTTTGCCTTGAATTAAAACATATGTTTCATAAAAGTAAATAAACAATTTTTCTTTGAATTGTTTAAAATTTACCGAATTCTCATTACGAATAATTTGTTTATATACAAAGATATCCATTAATGGTCTTAATGGTTCCATTACATCACAAGCTAAAGCAAAAAAATTGTTAAAACTTTTGTGTTTGAGTCCTATTCTGTTGTCCAATCCCTTAGAAACCAAATGTCTAGCAATAAATGAATTTAATATTGTGTATGAATAATTTAAATAAAGATTTGTGCATTCTTCAGTGTCTCTTTCCCTTTTAAATTTTTTACCAAATAATATTTTGAATGAAAATCGTGCAACTTGGGCTTCTATATTTTTTATATCTCCATGAATAACATCTTCGATTCATTCTTTAAACTGTGTGTTGCAATCACTTATTAAATTTAATTCTTCTAAAATAAATCAAGTATTATATATTTTTAACTTAATTAGTTCGTTTCATACGTTATTGCGAAATGAGTCGTTTCAATTGATTTGTCATAAAAAAACCTTATTGTCATAATAACCGTTAATTGCTAATATTTGAGCTATTGGGTTATGT
Coding sequences within:
- the cas1 gene encoding type II CRISPR-associated endonuclease Cas1, which codes for MQKIVEIAQSEYISLFLGNLIVKKENKKVTIPTRDIDVLVFENARTTMSIALINKLIEEKTNVIICDNKHNPIAQILAINGYYDNKVFLWQINWNDSFRNNVWNELIKLKIYNTWFILEELNLISDCNTQFKEWIEDVIHGDIKNIEAQVARFSFKILFGKKFKRERDTEECTNLYLNYSYTILNSFIARHLVSKGLDNRIGLKHKSFNNFFALACDVMEPLRPLMDIFVYKQIIRNENSVNFKQFKEKLFIYFYETYVLIQGKKTKIIDYIDLIITSIIQQETIMDLKVSEICE
- the cas2 gene encoding CRISPR-associated endonuclease Cas2, which translates into the protein MRIIVMYDIQMETNIGNKEYLLWRKKLINLGYIMMQYSIYSKCISAHTQYEYERQKLLNVMPKKSNIRIMLITENQYQKIEILNGEKSLNEFYNDNIRYVSL